Proteins from one Setaria italica strain Yugu1 chromosome V, Setaria_italica_v2.0, whole genome shotgun sequence genomic window:
- the LOC101785533 gene encoding peroxidase 72: MARRQWSNGGVAVAAAVLAVLSVLCSAHPVPGGHGGGGFPLQPHFYDHSCPQMQAIVGAIVAKAHAEDPRMAASLLRMHFHDCFVQGCDASVLLDADGSGRFVTEKRSNPNKDSLRGYEVIDEIKAAVEHACPHVVSCADIVAVAARDSVVLTGGPGWEVPLGRRDSLTASLSGSNNLIPAPNDSLPTIIGKFANQGLDVVDLVALSGGHTIGDSRCVSFRQRLYGQNNNGQVDRTLNPAYAAELRGRCPRSGGDQNLFALDPASQFRFDNQYYHNILAMNGLLSSDEILLTQGRETMELVHRFAANQGLFFEQFAKSMVKMGNISPLTGHAGEIRMNCRRVNH, encoded by the exons ATGGCGCGGCGTCAGTGGAGCAACGGTGGCGtcgcggtggcggcagcggtgctcgCCGTGCTGTCCGTGCTCTGCTCGGCTCACCCGGTGCcgggcggccacggcggcggcgggttcccGCTGCAGCCGCACTTCTACGACCACAGCTGCCCGCAGATGCAGGCGATCGTGGGCGCCATCGTGGCGAAGGCGCACGCGGAGGACCCGCGCATGGCGGCGTCCCTGCTGCGGATgcacttccacgactgcttcgtgcAGGGTTGCGACGCCTCCGTGCTGCTCGACGCCGACGGCAGCGGCCGGTTCGTCACCGAGAAGCGGTCCAACCCGAACAAGGACTCGCTCCGCGGGTACGAGGTCATCGACGAGATCAAGGCCGCCGTCGAGCACGCGTGCCCGCACGTCGTCTCCTGCGCTGacatcgtcgccgtcgccgccagggACTCCGTCGTCCTG ACGGGCGGACCCGGCTGGGAGGTGCCGCTGGGGAGGAGGGACTCGCTGACGGCGAGCCTGAGCGGCTCCAACAACCTCATCCCGGCTCCCAACGACTCGCTCCCGACCATCATCGGCAAGTTCGCCAACCAAGGCCTCGACGTCGTCGACCTCGTCGCCCTCTCCGGTGGCCACACCATCGGCGACTCCCGGTGCGTGAGCTTCCGGCAGCGGCTGTACGGACAGAACAACAACGGGCAGGTGGACCGGACGCTGAACCCAGCGTACGCGGCGGAGCTGAGGGGGCGGTGCCCGCGGTCAGGCGGCGACCAGAACCTGTTCGCTCTGGATCCCGCGAGCCAGTTTCGGTTCGACAACCAGTACTACCACAACATCCTCGCCATGAACGGGCTGCTCAGCTCCGACGAGATCCTGCTCACGCAGGGCCGCGAGACCATGGAGCTCGTCCACCGCTTCGCCGCTAACCAGGGGCTCTTCTTCGAGCAGTTCGCCAAGTCCATGGTCAAGATGGGCAACATCTCGCCGCTCACAGGTCACGCCGGCGAGATCAGAATGAACTGCAGGAGGGTCAACCACTAA